A region of Oceanicoccus sp. KOV_DT_Chl DNA encodes the following proteins:
- a CDS encoding ShlB/FhaC/HecB family hemolysin secretion/activation protein, translating to MKVKAIAKFFNVVRPWCLAVFFLFVVSTAQALTFLDILEFSVEGNTLLEKSVVERAVAPFLGYTRKVDDVDNAARALQSVYRNKGYPTVFVEVPEQDVVNGVIKLKVVEARVRRVTVDGAQYFSIKEIRGKMPSVAEGNVLHLPSLQQDQQQVNMANADLVVVPVIKPGPVANTIDVDLSVEDSLPVHGGIELTNYHSAGTTSERLAADISYRNLWQQHHDMSLQMQISPQNRDEVQVIAASYSLPMNELGAKLSFIAIDSDSEVASLDGINVLGDGSIFTLRYSHPFVLQPTALHSFSIAIDYKDFIETIDTGTGSTLETPIDYLSWSGGYDMFTRDDFIKDILSLNFVLGIRGVVNSEEEFGEKRSQALSNFLLWKFDWQRSYLFTDGWEVSHQIRAQLADSALVSNEQFGAGGINTVRGYYESQIQGDYGAVFNLELKTPDLLQESTWFEATRVGVFYDSAYARLKSPLPDQDDEFIISSYGLSLRTQLFNALKIKVDSGVAIKAEGDVEKNNAMTRASIRLIF from the coding sequence GTGAAAGTAAAAGCGATAGCAAAATTTTTTAATGTAGTACGGCCATGGTGCTTGGCTGTATTTTTCTTGTTTGTAGTGAGCACTGCACAAGCATTAACATTTTTAGATATTTTAGAGTTTAGTGTTGAGGGCAATACCTTATTGGAAAAATCAGTTGTCGAGCGCGCCGTGGCGCCGTTTTTAGGTTATACCCGTAAAGTAGATGATGTGGATAACGCTGCCCGCGCTTTGCAAAGTGTGTACCGTAATAAAGGGTATCCCACGGTATTTGTGGAAGTGCCGGAACAGGATGTGGTCAATGGCGTGATTAAGTTAAAGGTGGTTGAAGCCAGAGTGCGGCGTGTCACTGTGGATGGTGCCCAATATTTTTCTATAAAAGAAATTCGGGGAAAAATGCCCTCGGTGGCTGAAGGCAATGTGTTGCATTTACCCTCACTGCAACAAGACCAGCAACAGGTCAATATGGCCAATGCAGATTTGGTGGTAGTGCCGGTGATAAAGCCAGGGCCTGTAGCAAACACGATTGATGTTGATCTAAGTGTAGAGGATTCGTTGCCTGTTCATGGCGGCATCGAACTCACCAATTATCATTCTGCGGGAACGACCTCTGAACGATTGGCTGCGGACATCAGTTATCGAAATTTATGGCAGCAGCATCACGATATGTCTTTGCAGATGCAAATTAGCCCGCAGAATCGCGATGAAGTACAGGTGATCGCCGCGAGTTACTCACTGCCAATGAATGAATTGGGTGCAAAACTGTCGTTTATTGCCATTGATTCTGATTCTGAGGTGGCATCGCTCGATGGCATTAACGTACTTGGTGATGGCTCAATTTTCACCCTGCGCTACAGTCATCCATTTGTTTTGCAACCGACGGCACTACACAGTTTTTCAATCGCCATTGATTATAAGGATTTTATCGAAACCATCGATACCGGCACTGGTTCAACGCTGGAAACTCCGATTGATTATTTGTCGTGGTCTGGCGGATACGACATGTTTACCCGCGATGATTTTATTAAAGATATTTTGTCATTAAATTTTGTGCTGGGTATTCGTGGCGTAGTTAATAGTGAAGAAGAGTTTGGTGAGAAACGCTCGCAGGCACTCTCTAATTTTTTATTGTGGAAATTCGACTGGCAGCGTAGCTATTTGTTTACCGATGGCTGGGAAGTCAGTCACCAAATACGCGCACAATTAGCCGATTCAGCTCTAGTGAGTAATGAACAATTTGGTGCCGGTGGGATAAATACTGTTAGAGGATATTATGAATCTCAAATTCAGGGTGACTACGGCGCGGTATTTAATCTTGAGCTGAAAACACCCGATTTATTGCAGGAAAGCACATGGTTTGAAGCCACCCGTGTCGGCGTTTTTTATGATTCGGCCTATGCCAGATTGAAGTCACCACTACCGGATCAGGATGATGAATTCATTATCAGCAGTTATGGTTTATCACTGCGTACGCAGCTGTTTAATGCATTAAAAATAAAGGTAGATAGTGGCGTGGCGATTAAAGCGGAAGGTGATGTTGAAAAAAATAATGCAATGACCCGGGCCAGTATAAGGTTGATTTTTTAG